In Flexibacter flexilis DSM 6793, a genomic segment contains:
- a CDS encoding FeoA family protein, whose amino-acid sequence MSQPSSPKSIADLKVGQKGRINAFTDAEMSLKLLEMGCLPGSEVSVVGLAPLGSPMCINVSGYNLALRREEAATILIQ is encoded by the coding sequence ATGAGTCAGCCATCATCACCCAAAAGTATCGCCGATTTGAAAGTAGGCCAAAAAGGTCGTATCAATGCGTTTACAGATGCCGAAATGTCGCTAAAACTACTCGAAATGGGCTGTTTGCCTGGTAGTGAAGTGTCGGTGGTCGGGCTTGCGCCTTTAGGCTCTCCTATGTGTATAAATGTATCGGGTTATAATCTTGCGCTACGTCGCGAGGAAGCCGCTACTATCTTGATTCAGTGA